In Oceanobacillus sp. FSL K6-2867, one DNA window encodes the following:
- a CDS encoding YjgB family protein gives MAFKKSAPKIIAALLFTGLFFGTGISSYNGLAHEATGTPIFSAASNQQAVDTLNDFYIHAFSGEMPGNVQGLQINESNKQDVHNKLGKPVKVDGQFDLYSWDMGNPGYGFAYNKDNSISEIRNFGTAVERQTNLGDITPDLLGNQLGSADKILNVPRTDETDYVYETGKYEIHFIIGDNPIMEGPDQTVNHVNLKEAK, from the coding sequence ATGGCATTTAAAAAGTCAGCACCTAAAATAATTGCCGCTTTATTGTTTACTGGATTATTTTTCGGGACGGGGATTTCTTCTTATAATGGGCTAGCGCATGAAGCAACTGGGACTCCGATTTTTTCTGCCGCTTCGAACCAGCAAGCAGTGGATACTTTAAATGACTTCTATATACATGCTTTCTCAGGAGAAATGCCTGGGAATGTTCAAGGTCTCCAAATTAATGAAAGTAATAAACAAGATGTTCATAACAAATTAGGCAAACCTGTAAAAGTTGATGGTCAATTTGATTTGTACAGCTGGGATATGGGTAATCCAGGATACGGATTCGCTTATAACAAAGATAATTCTATATCTGAAATACGAAACTTCGGTACAGCTGTGGAAAGGCAAACAAATCTTGGGGACATAACACCTGATCTGTTAGGAAATCAATTGGGGAGTGCTGATAAGATTCTAAATGTACCTAGAACAGATGAAACAGATTATGTTTATGAAACAGGTAAATACGAGATTCATTTTATAATTGGTGATAATCCGATTATGGAGGGACCTGATCAAACTGTGAATCACGTAAATTTGAAAGAAGCAAAATAA
- a CDS encoding GerAB/ArcD/ProY family transporter, whose translation MRNILKENFLVSTFLVFYLIHSMQIGIGVLDFRSISQHAGQDAWISIIISGLSIHIILWLLYQILNNGKGDLIAIHKELFGKWIGGLFSFLFVIYLLILGFTVLRVYVEIIQLWVFPQLSVWFFSFVLLLTVSYFVIKGFRVVTGICFLSTLYLVPILLTFLFPLKFAHYSNLLPIMDHSMTDILGSARNATLTMSGFELIFIFYPFIKRPDKSAKWAHLAILSTTLIYVVLALITFVFYNQDQLQHMLWSTVMFWKIIELPAIERLEHLGIAIWLFIVLPNICLTLWGAHRGLGQLIPINKRVLIIILISALVAVSALFETRSMIDQLRAFTGEISFYFIYGYIPFLFILQKIIYKIRGNN comes from the coding sequence ATGCGAAATATCTTAAAGGAAAATTTTCTAGTTTCGACTTTTCTCGTTTTTTATCTTATTCATTCCATGCAAATAGGGATAGGGGTTCTTGACTTTCGATCAATTAGTCAACATGCTGGACAAGATGCTTGGATTTCTATTATTATTTCTGGTTTAAGTATCCATATCATTCTATGGCTCCTATATCAAATCCTTAATAATGGCAAGGGAGATTTAATTGCGATACACAAGGAACTGTTTGGTAAATGGATTGGAGGATTATTTAGTTTCTTGTTTGTTATCTATTTATTAATCCTTGGATTCACTGTTTTGCGTGTGTATGTTGAAATCATTCAGTTATGGGTATTCCCACAGTTATCCGTATGGTTTTTTAGCTTCGTTCTTTTACTCACTGTAAGTTATTTTGTTATTAAGGGATTCAGGGTGGTTACTGGTATATGTTTTTTAAGTACACTTTATCTGGTACCAATACTACTAACATTTTTATTTCCACTAAAATTTGCTCACTACAGCAATCTTTTACCTATCATGGACCATAGCATGACAGATATTCTGGGATCGGCAAGAAATGCGACTCTGACCATGAGCGGATTTGAATTAATATTCATTTTCTACCCATTTATAAAAAGACCAGATAAATCTGCAAAATGGGCGCACCTTGCTATCCTATCCACTACCCTTATTTATGTAGTCTTAGCTCTTATTACTTTTGTTTTTTATAATCAAGATCAACTTCAGCATATGCTATGGAGCACGGTTATGTTTTGGAAAATAATTGAGCTTCCAGCTATCGAACGACTTGAACATTTAGGAATTGCTATCTGGTTATTTATCGTTTTGCCAAATATTTGCCTAACATTATGGGGTGCCCACCGTGGACTAGGTCAATTAATTCCAATTAACAAAAGGGTTCTTATTATTATATTAATCTCAGCTTTGGTAGCTGTTTCCGCCTTATTTGAAACACGCTCGATGATCGATCAGCTGCGAGCTTTTACTGGAGAAATTAGTTTCTATTTTATTTATGGGTACATTCCTTTTTTGTTCATTTTGCAAAAAATTATTTATAAAATTCGAGGGAATAATTAA
- a CDS encoding cupin domain-containing protein, with translation MYWVCPPHYYYPSPPYHFNRNILGNGDIRNMVQLEPFQQNGNIDEFRIRDYGPQPFVLNINEAAKINNTYRTAIWTGKHLQVTLMSINIGDDIGTEIHPDTDQFLRIEQGQGIVRMGQNSNNLNFERRLSDNSAIMVPAGTWHNVINTGNIPLKLYSIYAPPHHPHGTVEVTKADAMIEE, from the coding sequence ATGTATTGGGTTTGCCCTCCACACTACTATTATCCCTCCCCCCCATATCACTTCAATAGGAATATACTGGGTAATGGTGATATTAGGAATATGGTCCAATTGGAGCCTTTTCAGCAAAATGGAAACATCGATGAGTTCAGAATAAGGGATTATGGACCACAACCATTTGTTTTAAATATTAATGAAGCAGCAAAAATAAATAATACGTATCGTACTGCTATATGGACGGGAAAACACCTACAAGTTACATTGATGAGTATTAATATTGGTGATGACATTGGCACAGAAATACACCCTGATACTGATCAATTCTTACGAATTGAACAAGGACAGGGAATCGTAAGAATGGGGCAAAATAGTAACAACTTAAATTTTGAAAGAAGGCTATCTGATAATTCGGCAATTATGGTTCCCGCTGGTACATGGCATAACGTAATAAACACAGGTAATATTCCATTAAAACTTTATTCAATATATGCGCCTCCTCATCATCCGCACGGTACAGTAGAGGTAACAAAAGCCGATGCTATGATAGAAGAATAG
- a CDS encoding MurR/RpiR family transcriptional regulator, translating to MSSQVYDDSNQAIYDIFKDDMANIKTTMENLDSKAFLDAVHLLLNGKEIYISANRSAISLGLFLQYYMDIILGNAHLLGPIENKPEQLFRLNAEDVVVGISFSRYSTSTVNTMAFAKERGATTIVITDNLLSPLVPHGDVVLTASSQLPTFFDSFVASLSLINTLIAFVEKKEWITLKTVLKN from the coding sequence ATGTCATCGCAAGTTTATGATGATTCAAATCAGGCCATCTACGATATTTTTAAAGATGATATGGCGAATATTAAAACAACGATGGAAAATTTAGATTCGAAAGCATTTTTAGATGCGGTACACCTTCTGCTAAATGGAAAAGAAATCTATATATCTGCGAACCGGAGTGCCATATCCCTTGGGCTGTTTCTACAATACTACATGGATATTATCTTGGGAAATGCTCATTTACTAGGTCCCATTGAAAACAAACCTGAACAGTTATTTCGATTGAATGCAGAAGATGTCGTAGTGGGTATTAGTTTCTCACGTTATTCAACAAGTACTGTCAATACGATGGCTTTTGCCAAAGAAAGAGGTGCAACCACTATCGTCATTACCGACAATCTTCTTTCTCCGCTTGTCCCTCATGGAGATGTCGTACTAACTGCTTCAAGTCAATTACCAACTTTTTTTGATTCATTTGTTGCTTCGCTAAGTCTTATTAATACACTCATAGCGTTTGTTGAAAAAAAAGAATGGATAACTCTGAAGACCGTCTTGAAAAACTAG
- the arsC gene encoding arsenate reductase (thioredoxin), producing MTATRKRFLHCWGQRNSCRSKMAEGWAKKYLGDEWNVHSAGIEAHGLNPNAVKAMKEADIDITNQTSDIIDPKILNNADLAVTLCGDAKDKCPVSPPKVKREQWGFDDPARAEGTEEEKWAVFQRVRDEIGDRIKRFAETGE from the coding sequence ATTACGGCAACCAGAAAAAGATTTTTACATTGTTGGGGCCAACGAAATTCTTGTAGAAGTAAAATGGCTGAAGGATGGGCAAAGAAATATCTAGGTGATGAGTGGAACGTGCACAGCGCAGGTATCGAAGCACATGGCTTAAACCCAAATGCTGTAAAGGCTATGAAAGAAGCCGATATTGATATTACTAATCAAACATCTGATATCATCGACCCTAAAATCCTAAATAACGCAGACTTAGCTGTTACCCTATGTGGCGATGCAAAAGATAAATGTCCAGTCTCACCGCCTAAAGTTAAACGAGAACAATGGGGGTTTGATGATCCCGCAAGAGCTGAAGGAACTGAAGAAGAGAAATGGGCGGTTTTCCAGCGTGTTCGTGATGAAATTGGTGATCGAATCAAACGTTTTGCTGAAACAGGAGAGTAA
- a CDS encoding peptidoglycan-binding domain-containing protein, whose translation MKKVVIGTVAFLSIVAFTGQVSAAEQSKVIENSPEESSTSVQEQTETQEATVNSEDESSQLSKSEIPPGYEAILNWPPEEQPIVKQGSQSFEAEFIQVMLNHFGLETEVDGVFGPHTNEKVRQLQAVHGLVPDGIVGLDTWTLLLDEYEAGLFTVESAVAYAEAALDNDDLVFSSNGVLYEDSEGRVFYSLKARSQDYIDNGGTGTVGFYDVYQNGEVVESEPR comes from the coding sequence GTGAAAAAGGTAGTAATAGGAACAGTTGCATTTTTGTCAATAGTAGCGTTTACTGGGCAAGTTTCAGCAGCAGAACAATCAAAAGTAATAGAAAATAGCCCTGAGGAGTCTTCGACTTCCGTTCAGGAGCAAACAGAAACACAGGAAGCAACTGTCAACTCAGAAGATGAATCGAGTCAACTATCGAAATCAGAAATACCTCCAGGCTATGAAGCGATATTAAATTGGCCACCTGAAGAGCAACCGATTGTTAAACAAGGGAGCCAAAGTTTTGAAGCCGAATTTATTCAAGTGATGTTAAATCACTTTGGACTTGAAACAGAAGTTGATGGAGTTTTTGGTCCACATACTAACGAAAAGGTTCGTCAATTACAAGCTGTTCATGGTTTAGTACCGGACGGAATAGTCGGTTTGGATACATGGACTCTATTACTTGACGAATATGAAGCAGGGTTGTTTACAGTAGAATCGGCGGTTGCCTATGCAGAGGCTGCTCTTGATAATGATGATCTAGTGTTTAGCAGCAATGGTGTACTTTATGAGGACTCAGAAGGAAGAGTATTTTATTCATTAAAAGCACGAAGTCAGGATTATATTGATAATGGAGGAACTGGCACGGTTGGATTCTATGATGTGTATCAAAATGGAGAAGTCGTGGAATCAGAACCGAGATAG
- a CDS encoding Ger(x)C family spore germination protein, whose translation MIKKRSILISCCFLLLAGCVQGEAIENLQIVESFGYDIADRKKYQLTLAVTMFSPSENAAIKGETISDENYTGYGAAWSAGRKSPKTMPTGKTLVTLFGEELAKEGINDVIDGIERHPTIGGLVDFCVIEGEAKELLEGEYAFGQTVSRYLKSLLEQNKKMNLPITNFHAFMYGFYSKGQTPFMPLIQKEGDQIKLTGLALFKEDKYVDKINANQLFIFKMLYESMKGGTYEASISEQDKYAAIESVESNVNYTVSQGISNPKVDINVEIKAFLNEVNSNVELKNKEDEENLEKLIEEDLKENGLKLIKQFQEKELDPLGIGDKVRSQTRGWESSKWSNLYPNATVDIKTKVDILETGIIN comes from the coding sequence GTGATAAAGAAAAGAAGCATTTTGATTAGCTGCTGTTTTTTACTGTTGGCCGGTTGTGTGCAGGGTGAAGCAATTGAAAATCTTCAGATTGTAGAAAGCTTCGGATATGACATAGCAGACAGGAAGAAATATCAACTCACTCTTGCAGTAACCATGTTTAGTCCAAGTGAGAACGCCGCCATTAAAGGTGAAACAATTAGCGATGAAAACTATACAGGATATGGTGCTGCCTGGAGTGCCGGAAGAAAATCGCCAAAAACTATGCCAACAGGAAAAACGTTGGTTACTTTGTTTGGAGAAGAATTAGCTAAAGAAGGAATCAATGATGTTATCGATGGAATCGAAAGACATCCAACGATTGGAGGCTTGGTTGATTTTTGTGTCATTGAAGGGGAGGCCAAGGAACTATTAGAAGGGGAATACGCATTTGGTCAAACGGTTTCCAGATATTTAAAGTCACTTCTTGAGCAAAATAAAAAAATGAATCTCCCTATAACGAATTTTCATGCGTTCATGTACGGCTTTTATTCCAAAGGCCAAACACCTTTTATGCCACTCATACAAAAAGAGGGGGATCAAATCAAATTAACAGGGCTTGCCCTATTCAAAGAAGATAAATATGTAGATAAAATTAATGCCAATCAGCTTTTCATATTTAAAATGTTATATGAGAGTATGAAAGGGGGGACTTATGAGGCTTCTATTTCTGAACAGGATAAATATGCCGCTATTGAATCTGTAGAAAGTAATGTAAATTATACAGTATCACAAGGAATAAGTAATCCAAAGGTTGACATAAATGTTGAAATTAAAGCTTTTCTTAATGAAGTGAACTCAAATGTTGAGTTAAAAAATAAAGAAGATGAGGAAAATCTGGAGAAGCTGATTGAAGAGGATTTAAAAGAGAATGGGTTAAAATTGATAAAGCAATTTCAAGAGAAAGAGCTGGATCCACTTGGAATTGGAGATAAAGTCAGAAGTCAAACGAGGGGATGGGAATCAAGCAAATGGTCGAATTTATACCCTAATGCTACTGTGGATATTAAGACTAAAGTAGATATATTAGAAACAGGAATTATTAATTAA
- a CDS encoding DUF4363 family protein, translating into MKKVIVLLCLLLILSACTNQVGGKEFFNHINELEKGLDQPNWEELSIQANELKKIYKKDKWKLQLIGDEGEYEDLYESINNLIATVKEKDTLSTRMEIATTKSLLEDIYSL; encoded by the coding sequence ATGAAAAAAGTAATAGTTTTATTATGTCTTCTTCTTATTTTATCTGCTTGTACAAACCAAGTTGGAGGTAAAGAATTCTTTAATCATATTAATGAACTTGAAAAAGGATTAGACCAACCAAATTGGGAAGAACTGTCAATTCAAGCAAATGAATTGAAGAAAATATATAAGAAGGATAAGTGGAAATTACAACTAATTGGGGATGAGGGAGAATATGAAGATTTATATGAAAGTATAAATAACTTAATTGCAACAGTTAAAGAAAAGGATACGTTAAGTACAAGAATGGAAATAGCTACGACTAAATCACTTCTTGAAGATATATATTCATTATAG
- a CDS encoding stress protein: MRKVKQAVVTSALGLAVLATPLTLPTLGVTDSAEAAEVSGEVTVDPVAIGEAIADAKKTADNRSGFVKGAMEKAFFEAGQQYNVMVMNLSQGYNSNQLQGVQYFDTVDYDGITFGVWVFEEGTFVNEGDGGYDNWAFRGWFERTGDDQKTVNFHRP, from the coding sequence ATGAGAAAAGTGAAACAAGCTGTTGTAACTTCTGCATTAGGGTTAGCTGTGTTAGCGACGCCACTTACTCTACCGACTTTAGGGGTTACTGATTCTGCAGAGGCAGCAGAGGTTAGTGGAGAAGTAACTGTTGACCCTGTTGCTATCGGAGAAGCTATTGCCGATGCTAAGAAAACTGCCGATAATCGGAGCGGTTTTGTCAAGGGAGCGATGGAGAAAGCATTCTTTGAAGCGGGTCAGCAATATAATGTTATGGTGATGAATTTGAGTCAAGGTTATAATTCCAATCAACTGCAAGGCGTGCAATACTTTGATACGGTAGATTATGATGGCATTACATTCGGAGTCTGGGTGTTTGAAGAAGGGACATTTGTTAACGAAGGTGATGGAGGATATGATAATTGGGCCTTCAGAGGATGGTTTGAACGGACAGGAGATGACCAGAAAACGGTCAATTTTCATAGACCTTAA
- a CDS encoding YfzA family protein: protein MFDKQRRVPFLRKYWVSAIGVFLLSQIIFITFEATGWLPNYREIDGTLFGKITESAIFTEWFTFYETPQLNLLTFFFVVFFLVPGIISALKNAFSPRYHSNNPK, encoded by the coding sequence TTGTTTGATAAACAAAGGCGTGTTCCATTTTTGAGAAAATATTGGGTATCTGCTATTGGTGTATTTTTATTGTCACAGATAATTTTTATTACATTTGAAGCAACGGGATGGTTACCTAATTATAGAGAGATTGATGGAACTTTATTTGGGAAAATCACGGAATCTGCAATATTTACAGAATGGTTTACTTTTTATGAGACGCCGCAATTAAATTTACTTACCTTCTTTTTTGTAGTTTTCTTTCTTGTGCCTGGAATAATTAGTGCATTAAAAAACGCATTTTCGCCAAGGTACCATAGTAATAACCCTAAATAA
- a CDS encoding spore germination protein — translation MLKRLRKKSSKTKHSDSTFDIKALINTLKPSQDFQRFVLESKNGQCWVNYIKTMVNPDYIHRDVFPYLTEHSFDSLEEIKKLLPIENIQITDDVREIQTKLMNGSVIIQMKEHDSKCLILSAVTVETRKVGMPEVEFTVVGPKEAFVESLDTNINLIRKRLPLPQLQVREIESGKISKTRIAILYIDGIANQENINTMLQRISDIEYDNIIDSSYLTQMISDNKNSPFPQMIDTERPDRVSAVLTEGKIAIIVDGSPHALYAPITIVEFFSAFEDYFQIWHTASFFRLTRLFAVAFSVFSTPLYVAILTYHYEMIPMDLMATIISSRSDVPFPPILEVLILEVVIELLREAGARLPVKVGQTIGIVGGIVIGTASVDAGLTSSVLLIIVALAALASFTTPVYQMSNSIRLIRFPFLLFAQLWGLIGIAIIFALMVGHLLNLTSLGRPFIEPIFPPRLQDLKDSFFRMPFNRQAKRPIYQRTEDSMRVNPKRINEKNDIKK, via the coding sequence TTGCTAAAACGATTAAGAAAGAAATCATCTAAGACTAAGCATTCCGATTCTACATTCGATATAAAAGCACTAATTAATACTTTAAAACCTTCACAGGATTTTCAAAGATTTGTGTTAGAATCAAAAAACGGACAATGTTGGGTAAATTACATAAAAACTATGGTAAATCCCGATTATATTCATCGTGATGTATTCCCATATCTAACAGAACATTCCTTTGATAGCCTTGAAGAAATTAAAAAGTTACTTCCCATCGAAAATATCCAAATTACAGATGATGTGAGAGAAATTCAAACAAAGCTAATGAATGGTTCCGTCATCATTCAGATGAAAGAGCATGATTCTAAGTGCCTTATCCTTTCTGCAGTTACAGTTGAAACACGAAAGGTTGGTATGCCGGAAGTAGAATTTACAGTGGTGGGGCCGAAAGAAGCATTTGTGGAATCACTTGACACAAACATCAATCTAATCAGAAAAAGACTCCCGCTTCCACAACTGCAAGTACGTGAAATTGAGTCAGGTAAAATTTCAAAAACAAGAATTGCTATCTTGTACATTGATGGAATTGCAAATCAGGAAAATATTAATACTATGTTACAACGTATTTCCGACATTGAATATGACAATATTATTGACAGTTCCTATCTCACGCAAATGATATCCGATAATAAGAATTCTCCATTTCCACAAATGATTGATACAGAACGACCTGACCGTGTAAGTGCAGTATTAACAGAAGGGAAAATTGCGATTATTGTGGATGGTTCACCGCATGCATTGTATGCGCCTATTACTATTGTTGAATTCTTTTCTGCATTTGAAGATTATTTTCAAATCTGGCATACAGCTTCATTCTTTCGTTTGACCCGTTTGTTTGCTGTTGCATTTTCTGTCTTCTCAACCCCACTTTACGTAGCAATCCTGACTTACCATTATGAAATGATTCCGATGGATTTAATGGCAACAATTATTTCCTCAAGATCGGATGTCCCTTTCCCGCCTATATTAGAAGTACTTATTTTGGAAGTGGTTATTGAATTGTTGCGTGAAGCTGGGGCAAGACTGCCGGTCAAAGTCGGGCAGACCATTGGTATTGTTGGCGGTATTGTTATTGGTACTGCGTCGGTTGATGCGGGATTAACGAGCAGTGTATTACTAATTATTGTAGCATTAGCAGCTCTCGCCTCATTTACAACACCGGTCTACCAAATGAGCAATTCAATCCGTTTGATTCGTTTTCCATTTCTACTGTTTGCACAATTATGGGGGCTAATTGGAATCGCAATAATATTTGCATTAATGGTTGGTCATCTATTAAATTTGACGTCATTAGGGAGACCATTTATTGAACCGATTTTCCCGCCTCGTTTACAGGATTTAAAAGATTCCTTTTTTCGGATGCCTTTCAACCGTCAGGCTAAACGACCAATTTATCAGAGAACGGAAGATTCTATGCGGGTAAATCCAAAACGAATCAATGAAAAAAACGATATTAAAAAATGA
- a CDS encoding DUF421 domain-containing protein, with product MESFFSMFYDTVFGFVALFILTKVLGKTQITQLTAFDFISAVILGELVGNALFDEKAGIPEIAFVVILWGVLLYSTEIISQKFKSTRRLIEGEPAIIIYNGKLIRDTMKKNKLDINQLQNLLRAKNVFSISEVEYALLETNGTVSVLKKSAYQSPTKSDMKIAPQEVNLTTTLINDGEIIYDNLKEKNLTEEWLLEQLEEQNFQRVEDVFYAEYIKGKELLLLPYENREHKKWDD from the coding sequence ATGGAAAGTTTTTTTTCAATGTTTTATGATACAGTTTTCGGTTTTGTTGCATTATTTATTTTGACAAAAGTATTGGGAAAAACTCAAATCACTCAGTTGACAGCATTCGATTTTATCTCTGCAGTGATTTTAGGTGAGCTTGTCGGTAATGCACTTTTTGATGAAAAAGCAGGCATTCCTGAGATAGCATTTGTGGTTATTTTATGGGGAGTTTTATTGTATTCAACCGAAATCATTTCACAAAAATTTAAATCAACACGCAGACTTATTGAAGGTGAACCTGCTATCATTATCTACAATGGGAAATTAATTCGGGATACGATGAAAAAAAACAAACTGGATATCAATCAACTACAAAATTTGTTAAGGGCAAAAAATGTATTTTCAATTAGTGAGGTTGAATATGCCTTACTCGAGACAAATGGAACAGTTTCGGTATTGAAGAAATCAGCTTATCAATCACCTACGAAAAGTGACATGAAAATTGCACCGCAGGAAGTCAATCTAACTACAACCCTTATAAATGATGGAGAAATAATCTACGATAACCTTAAGGAGAAAAACCTTACAGAAGAATGGCTCCTAGAGCAGCTGGAAGAACAGAACTTTCAACGTGTTGAAGATGTCTTTTATGCAGAATATATTAAAGGAAAAGAATTGCTCCTACTTCCGTATGAAAACAGAGAGCATAAAAAATGGGATGATTAA
- a CDS encoding DUF421 domain-containing protein translates to MTELILILIRSTVAFFLLFILTRIMGKKQISQLTFFDYCVGITIGSIAATMSVDQNVKALNGIMSLIVWGIFPILLAYFGMKSNTFSNLTDGKPTILIKNGEILEGSMKKNLMNLNELMLLLREKNVFTVSDVEMAVLETNGDLSVMLKTDKQPVTSKMLGIPVEHEHGPNILIMDGNIMKKSMQKLGYTVEWLLGEIQKQGANEINDVFLAQIDSRGQLYVDLYEDKNKSITIEEKPLLGASLKKIQADLESFALETEDQKAKKMYTEQANNLKKLLDSVLPYLK, encoded by the coding sequence ATGACTGAACTTATTTTGATATTAATACGTTCTACAGTTGCTTTCTTCTTATTATTTATATTGACCAGAATAATGGGAAAGAAACAAATTTCACAACTTACTTTTTTCGATTATTGTGTAGGCATTACTATTGGTTCCATTGCTGCAACGATGTCTGTTGATCAAAATGTAAAAGCTTTAAACGGAATTATGTCTTTAATTGTTTGGGGAATATTTCCTATACTACTGGCCTACTTTGGTATGAAATCAAATACTTTTTCTAATCTAACAGATGGAAAACCGACCATTTTGATAAAAAATGGTGAAATATTAGAGGGTAGTATGAAGAAAAACCTTATGAATTTAAATGAATTAATGCTCCTATTAAGAGAAAAGAACGTCTTTACAGTATCTGACGTAGAAATGGCTGTTCTTGAAACGAATGGAGATTTAAGTGTGATGCTAAAAACAGACAAACAACCCGTTACTTCAAAAATGTTAGGAATTCCAGTTGAACATGAACATGGTCCAAACATTTTGATTATGGATGGTAACATCATGAAAAAGAGCATGCAAAAACTAGGATATACAGTCGAATGGTTGTTAGGTGAAATCCAAAAACAGGGTGCTAATGAAATTAACGATGTCTTTTTGGCACAAATTGATTCCCGTGGACAATTATACGTCGATTTATATGAAGATAAAAATAAATCAATAACCATTGAGGAAAAACCTTTACTTGGAGCTAGTTTAAAAAAGATACAAGCTGACTTAGAATCCTTCGCTTTAGAAACTGAAGATCAGAAAGCCAAAAAAATGTATACAGAGCAGGCAAATAATTTAAAAAAACTTTTAGATTCTGTCTTGCCATATTTAAAATGA
- the sda gene encoding sporulation histidine kinase inhibitor Sda: protein MNSLRHLSDELLKESLKKAIELKLDQDFCATLKNEIKKRKERGRKPTNTKTMNVTSIHKR, encoded by the coding sequence ATGAATAGTCTAAGGCACTTGTCAGACGAACTATTAAAGGAGTCTCTGAAAAAGGCAATCGAATTAAAGTTGGATCAGGATTTTTGCGCAACATTAAAAAATGAAATAAAAAAACGGAAAGAGAGGGGGAGAAAACCTACGAATACTAAAACGATGAACGTGACAAGTATTCATAAAAGGTAG
- a CDS encoding lysozyme family protein, whose amino-acid sequence MTLKLEKIPAVKLGKWKMKIYIAIFLLVVFLLFGMVILFIIMSSTSDDMIGEHLEQEENQETTDMYISSGIAPEVTRYENYFKKYAKEYGVEEHTDVVMAMAMQESGGRYLDVMQSSESLGLARNTLADPKKSIDQGVKYFSKVFEQAGGDVELALQAYNMGHGFIDYAKKHNNGKYSMELALDFSNYMARKMGWSRYGDPHYVQNVMRYLEQGESIAVSNGDWSFPLREIMVTSEFGERIHPITGEINSFHGGLDFGCSPQDDILAVANGDVVEAIHKNVGYGNYVTVKHVEGEFSRYAHMTSLFVSVGDKVSQGQSLGKCGTTGSSTGNHLHLEHLTKLGQSHSEKVDPKKALGLE is encoded by the coding sequence ATGACTTTGAAATTAGAAAAAATACCTGCTGTAAAATTGGGCAAATGGAAAATGAAAATCTATATAGCTATCTTTTTATTGGTTGTCTTTTTGTTATTTGGTATGGTTATTCTTTTTATAATTATGTCTAGTACAAGTGATGACATGATAGGTGAACATTTAGAGCAAGAGGAAAATCAAGAAACTACAGATATGTATATTAGTAGTGGAATTGCTCCCGAGGTGACAAGATATGAAAATTACTTTAAAAAGTATGCTAAAGAATATGGCGTTGAAGAACATACAGATGTTGTGATGGCAATGGCAATGCAAGAATCGGGAGGAAGGTATTTAGATGTTATGCAGTCTTCTGAATCTCTTGGATTGGCACGTAATACCTTAGCAGACCCCAAAAAGTCGATTGATCAAGGTGTAAAATACTTTTCCAAAGTGTTTGAGCAGGCTGGCGGTGATGTGGAATTAGCATTGCAGGCTTACAATATGGGGCATGGTTTTATAGACTATGCTAAAAAACATAATAACGGTAAGTATTCCATGGAATTAGCTTTAGATTTTAGTAATTATATGGCTCGAAAGATGGGTTGGTCAAGGTATGGTGACCCACATTATGTCCAGAATGTTATGCGTTATTTAGAACAAGGTGAGAGTATCGCTGTGTCCAATGGTGACTGGTCTTTTCCATTAAGAGAGATAATGGTAACTAGTGAGTTTGGAGAAAGAATTCATCCAATTACAGGGGAGATTAATAGCTTTCATGGTGGATTAGACTTTGGCTGTTCACCTCAAGATGACATATTAGCTGTAGCTAATGGTGATGTGGTAGAAGCGATTCATAAAAATGTTGGATATGGAAATTATGTAACAGTAAAACATGTAGAAGGTGAATTTAGCAGGTATGCACATATGACATCATTATTTGTTTCAGTTGGTGATAAAGTGTCACAAGGTCAGTCATTAGGAAAATGCGGTACAACGGGAAGCAGTACAGGGAATCATCTGCATTTAGAGCATTTGACCAAATTAGGTCAATCACATTCAGAAAAGGTAGACCCTAAAAAAGCTTTAGGATTGGAATGA